ACAGCCCGCCGCTGGAAGTCAGCGGCCCGCGCGAGGTGCGGCAGGCCGCGCAAACCTTCAACCTGATGCAAGAACGTATCCGCGATCAAGTGCAGCAGCGCGGCCGCATGCTCGCGGCGGTGTCTCACGACCTGCGCACACCGCTGTCGCGCCTGAAGCTGCGGGTCGAGCAGATCGACGAGCCGAAACTGCACACGCAGATGAGTCAGGACCTCAACGACATGATCGGCATGCTCGACGCGACGCTGACTTACCTGAATGAACAGCGCAACAGCGAGGATTTGCAGCTGTTCGACTTGCAGGCGCTGATCGATTCCTTGACCGAAAACGCTCAGGACAACGGCGACGACGTGCAATGCAACGGTGGTTGCAAACCGCTGAAAATCCAGCCCATGGCCTTGCGTTCCTGCATCAACAACCTGATCGACAATGCCTTGCGCTATGCCGGGCAGGCGCGGGTCGACATTCAGGACCAGGACGATCACGTGACTGTTGCCGTGATCGACAACGGGCCAGGCATTGCCGTCGAGCACCATGAAACGGTGTTCGAGCCTTTCTATCGCCTGGAAGGCTCGCGCAATCGCAACTCCGGCGGCGTTGGCATGGGCATGACC
This genomic window from Pseudomonas sp. G.S.17 contains:
- a CDS encoding HAMP domain-containing sensor histidine kinase, yielding MIRSADTLFARLFGGALVAIFLAHLLAFTWFTMYGFPPPPPPEANNPQHQSAEFQGERPEPRTPPRKPPLFGGPVVPLFFQTITLVIAAWYGAKALSRPIQRLSEAAERLSENLDSPPLEVSGPREVRQAAQTFNLMQERIRDQVQQRGRMLAAVSHDLRTPLSRLKLRVEQIDEPKLHTQMSQDLNDMIGMLDATLTYLNEQRNSEDLQLFDLQALIDSLTENAQDNGDDVQCNGGCKPLKIQPMALRSCINNLIDNALRYAGQARVDIQDQDDHVTVAVIDNGPGIAVEHHETVFEPFYRLEGSRNRNSGGVGMGMTIARDAARRMGGDLTLEQTPGGGLTVLLDLPRR